ttgaagaaaatacCTTGAAGATAATCTGCAATACTGAGCCTTGGAGAATAGGAGCTCTTTTGCTGGAGACAGATTCAAAGATTGGAATGGTTCGGTGATGACCCCAAGAATTTGGGTCGGCGAAATCCAAATGGGTGGAAAACCGATCTGGATCTAGGGTTTTGTGGGTAAACTTCCATTATGCTTTATGGGTTTTTGTGGGTTTGTGGGTTCTGATGAATGGTGACGGATGGATGTGAGAAGGGATGTATGGGTTGAAAGATTTAGCTATGAGGGATTAAACACGCTGGACTGAGGGTTTTGGATTATGAGTGGAGGGGTAGCCATTTCTACACTGGAGTAGAGGGTACTACACAGACGGTAGAGAGAAAACTCCGATGAAGCGGAGAGGGAGTCAAGGGAAGTGATTTCATCTCGCTCACTTAATCATATGAATTTCGCGTGGATTTGCATGATCCCATGGTTGGGATGGAATGAGTTCACATGCATATGGTGCATGCAATGCTCCCTCCATTAGAAAGAGTCTTGGAAAGACAAAATCAACATACGAGTCTGCCCCCATAATGTAATAATAGATATTAAATTGGACGGTTTGAACCATCAAATCTAAAGAATACCACATGTAGCCAAGCAAGTATTTTATAGGCAAGTACATACATTAATTATAATTGAACTAGGATAGTCAAATTTGGAGGAGCCTTATGGGACTTACCATTTTCAATCGTCCAAAGTCAATATAGAATATGAACTAACACTCATACAATAATTTCATTTTGCGGCccatgtgtgtatatatataatggtTCAAATCTATCGTGAAAGGTAGTGAGAGAAAGGAATTCCGTTCAAATCTATCGTGAAATGTAGTGAGAGAAAGGAATTCCTCCTTCTTACTTGACTGGGTCATTCGAGCACAAGAAAAGGCCTTATTTGCATAAAATTCTTAGTCACGACCGTTATCCACATTTCACTAAGCCTGATGTTCTAGACTAGAGTTAGGAAAAAGTCAGAACTCTAGAATAAACACGAAACTTAAGCCACAGCGTGTGCATCGAGTCCAACAAATCCTCTATAAAATCAGCTCAAACATGTACAACCTCCTCCACATTACTCATCAAAAATGGCTTCCAGCAACAATCatatccttctctttctcttcttctcgtTTCTGTCTCTACTCCAAATCAACTCATGCATGGCCCAAAACGTCAAAGGAGGCTATTGGTTCCCGGACAGCGGCATCACAGCCTCCAACATCGATTCGACCCTCTTCACTCATCTCTTCTGCGCGTTCGCTGACCTCGATGCATCGACAAACCAGGTAGTCATATCGTCGACGAACGCCCAGTCTTTCGCGGCCTTCACTAGTGACGTCCAGCAGAAGAACCCATCGGTCATAACCCTCCTGTCCATCGGCGGTGGCAGCTCGAGTGCGACTGACTTTGCGGCCATGGCGAGCCAGTCTAGCTCCCGAAAGAgtttcatcgattcctccataGCCCTAGCTCGGTCCAACGGCTTTCATGGCCTTGATCTTGATTGGGAATACCCGGACACTGATGAGAAGATGACCAACTTGGGGTTGCTCCTCCAGGAGTGGCGGACTGCGGTGGCTGCTGAGGCGGCCAGCTCGGGTGAGGATGCTCTGCTTTTGTCGGCGGCAGTCTATTACTCGCCGCACTACTGGTCACCCGCGGATTATCCCATTGCCGCCATGGCGGCGAGCTTGGATTGGATCAATGCAATGGCCTATGATTTCTTTGGACCAGGTTGGTCCTCCACCACAGGACCACTTGCTGCTCTCTATGATCCAGGTAGGGGTGGCAACTTTGACTTGTTTTTTTGGGTTATAAACTTTGACAATGCTGAGGTACAACggagttttcttaattttttgtatCATGACTTAGAAATTTTGTTACCTTAATGTCAAAAGAATCACAGCATCGTCTCCAATTCAAAGCATACTGTGTCATTCCGCGAGTAATTAACATGagcatttttgttcatttaaaatcCTTCATTTGTGCTTATCAAACTCGcaattttcttgatatatgaTGCATCTGAAATTATCGGTCCCTTTAATTTTAGGGAACGGCATAAGTGGAGACATCGGGGTGAGAGCATGGATTCAGGCCGGCATGCCGGCGGGGCAGATCGTGCTCGGCTTCCCCTTCTATGGGCGCGCATTCACCCTCGCAAATGCCAACAACAACGGCTACTTTGCGCCCTTCACTGGGGCAGCAATATCCTCCGATGGGTCGATCGTGTACAATCAAATCACGACGTACATATCCGAAAACAGCGCAACCACTGTGTACAACTCCACGGTCGTGTCCGCCTACTGCTATTCCGGGACGACATGGATCAGCTACGATGATACACAAACCATCTCTACCAAAGTCTTGTACGCCAAGGATAATGGACTCAAAGGTTACTTTGCATGGCATGTTGCTGGAGATGACAACTGGGTTCTCTCTCAAACAGGTGAATTTACGAGATTCGTGTGATACACCACATGCAAAGTCTAGCCCTAATCAAAGTTACATACAGTATAATCAACCGAACCATCATCTTCTAAATGAAAATCTAATAATTTCATTGTCTGTTTAGATCAAACTTGTATTTAATACTTCGTCattgaaggaaaaatattttctttgttttctttaatgaaGTACAAGAGCGTGAAGGAAAAAGCAATATCTAGCTAAGCTCTCTATGTGCAAGGGATAATAAATGGATATGGATGTTAAGCTTTAAAAATAAGTACATGTTTCAGACCGAcgccattttatttaatttatgttGGTCACGTGGCTTAGATCATTTTGCACGAAGAGATGGTTTTATTGGCGAGGCAAAAGTCTATTACGTCAATACATGGTCAACTTaatatttgttttcaaaaatttccaaGATTTGGTCCTACTTCGTCGTATCCTTTCGTTATTTCCTCTCTTCACGCTGGCACTAGAGAAAAGGTCCAACTTTCTAGATTAGTTGACCAATTTATTTATCACAGCCTAATTCTAATTCCTTCCAATTTTCAACTTCTTGTTGCAGCTTCAGATGCGTGGTGACTTAGACGCGTCAGAGGAGACATTTTCTACAGATACTGATTGAAGTTCAGACCAATAATGTAATGGAATTATAGTCTCCATCCCACAATGTCATGTATTCCTTAGAGAACAATAAAGCAaagatgcttttctttttccccccttcttttgttcttctcatCTTATAAGACGAAACGATGTGGTAACTTGAGAGGATCGATCAAATGTCAAAtatgttcttaaaaattgtgtAAGAAGAAGTGGTAGTAAGGATACGCTTTACAAAATACAGGTTTAATTCCTTAGAAAAGGAGACGAGAACGGAGATTACTACCGCAGTAGAGATAAACATTCCTCCTGGAATGCTCAGTTTGTACCAATGCTGATTTCAAAAGGTGTACTGATTGGAATGAGAAAGAGGTGGATCTATTGTCACCTACTTTAATCTCATCTATAATCTCCGCGGACGAAATGAAACGGCGATGTGTAGACGTTTCATTTTGTATTTACCCGGCCACCTCTCCTCTCTGTTCTATCCTCTGTCCAGAACCACACCCCATCTGCCGCAGCCTCCATCCTGCCGTTGCCATCGTCGACAATCACTATCATATTGCCATCGCTATGCTCAATGACAGATCTAAGGATTGATCATGAACCGATTGACCTAATCGGGAGGACTACTAAGGGATCAGCCATGGCCTGATTGAAGGATTGACCATGGACCGATCAAGGGATTGGCAGTGTGTCAATCCACTAATCACGCAAGTTGACCCAAGCTATTTGGCCGTGGATCGATCACTCAACTATAA
This genomic stretch from Eucalyptus grandis isolate ANBG69807.140 chromosome 3, ASM1654582v1, whole genome shotgun sequence harbors:
- the LOC120291521 gene encoding class V chitinase-like, translating into MASSNNHILLFLFFSFLSLLQINSCMAQNVKGGYWFPDSGITASNIDSTLFTHLFCAFADLDASTNQVVISSTNAQSFAAFTSDVQQKNPSVITLLSIGGGSSSATDFAAMASQSSSRKSFIDSSIALARSNGFHGLDLDWEYPDTDEKMTNLGLLLQEWRTAVAAEAASSGEDALLLSAAVYYSPHYWSPADYPIAAMAASLDWINAMAYDFFGPGWSSTTGPLAALYDPGNGISGDIGVRAWIQAGMPAGQIVLGFPFYGRAFTLANANNNGYFAPFTGAAISSDGSIVYNQITTYISENSATTVYNSTVVSAYCYSGTTWISYDDTQTISTKVLYAKDNGLKGYFAWHVAGDDNWVLSQTGEFTRFV